The Nitrobacter hamburgensis X14 genome contains the following window.
AACCGTGCTGCTTAAAACGCAGTCACCCCGTGATGTTGTAAAGAAACGGCCCGGCCGGATTCCGGCTTAGGGCCATGGCCAGCCACTTGCCCGCGCCAGGCGCAGCGGCGAAAGAAATATCGGCCAGCAAGCCGCTTGGCCTGACAGCTTTCGATGGATCTAGCCCTGTTTGTACGCGATTTTGGCGCAGAATTGCTCACCTGCCGGGCGTTTCTCGGAAGCGAATAACAGTTCGTTCGATCGCACTCGGAGAAACCATAGCGACTGATTTACAGGAGCGGCGCTCGCTGTCGCGTAGCTACGGATTGTCATTGATGGCTGCGTATCCCAGGTCAGTAACGCTTCGGAAGGGGTCGCCCTAGTTATTTTCCCACTTGTAAACGCGGGTGAGTTTAGGAACGCGGCAGACCACGGCGCATCATCCTCTAGAGGGATCGGAGCGATACATCCATCACTTACAGTTTTAAACGATCCATCTGAAGCAAGCTCGATCAAGCCCGGATACTTGCAATGTGGCGAAGGCGCTCCGCTGAGCTGCAGTAGTGATTGCAGATCGTGCCGAGTTGGCAGCGGTGCGGAGATCAGCGCAGTAGCGAGACTAGACAAGCCTGGCGAATAACCGATATCCGCACGCGTACAATTGCCTCCAATTTTCGAGCATTCTACGTCACAGCGTGCGATCTCATCCCCAGTTGGTTGCGCTACAGGTGAGCTGACACAGGCAGAATCACCCTCAAAGCACGCGCTGATCAAACTATAAGAATATTGATCGACGAGATTATTGACCTTTACGTACTGGCAGCCAAGGCCTTCCGGCGGTCCGTTGTAGTCGATGCCATCGGGGCCCCCTCGAATGGTGCCCTTCGGAAGAGGGATAACCCGGACAGGCTTTTGTGAGATCGAATCCGGGAGCCCTGTATTGAGATGTACAACGCGTACTTGAACGACAGCCAGAATATTGCGGACTTTGTGAAAGTTGTATGCGTTCCAGAATGCGGTCCGGTTTGGTAGATCGCCGGCACCGGCAAACGCACACGCTCCCAATGTGTCCCGCAATATCGAGAAACATTCTTCGGCCGTGCCGCAGTTCCGTGGTGGTGGTGGGGAGTCTTTCTTGCACCCGGACAGGATGACGAGGCCTAAAATCAACGATAGGCTAATGACGTACCTATGATGCAAATTCATGATCGCCACTTTATTTTTAGGAACCGGAAAAACAATCAGACGAGAAATTTAAGAATAGGTCACCTACCATTGTCCGCCAGTTCCAGACAAGGTCAAGTTGAAAATTCCGCGCCGAGGCCGGATTCCGACTTAGGGCCATGGCCGGCCGCTTGCCCGCGCCAGGCGCGCGCTCAAGCCCCCTGCCCTTGTGGTGCCGAGGCGAACACCTGGAGCCGCAGGCAGGGCTTGAACGCCAGCGCGTGAGCGGGCTGCGTGAGGGATTGTCACCCGCATGGGCGGAGATAGCGCAGCAGCTCCGAACGCAGTTTAAAGCCCGTCCTGTGAAGGCACGCCATCAATTCAAAGCGACAGCGCGAACGAAGGCCGAATAGAACGGCTCATCCATAGACACCGGCAACGCGCGCTCGATGGGCATGCACAACGTCAGCACCTTGCCGCGCCGCACGGCGGGCGCAATCGGCTGGCGTGGTCGTGACGGCATGCTGACAGATGCGGGGCGACGATAGCACGCGCTGACAGCGGGGTGCCGGGGCGTCCCCGGCCGCCGGGTGGCGTGGAGGCGTGCGCAACGGCCTCCGCTGGCTGCTGGAAGGCGTGAGCCCTAAGCAGCCATGGGAAGGGTGCGGAAGGCCCCCTGCCCGCTGCTGGCGCACGCCAGCAACAGCGCAGAAAGCGCCCTCACTACGAGCGGAGCGCAGGTAGTGAGGACGCGTGCCGCAGGGGCACCCCGAGAGATTGTCGGACAGATTTCCAGCAGAGATGCCTGCGCATTATGCACACCGTGCCGGATAGGCACGGTCTCTGCACGGAATGAGTGCCGGCGAGTGCCAGAAGCATTCTGCCAGGCCGTACGACCCACTGAAACATGCCCGGCCGTCAGGCCACGACCTTTTCAATGGAGATCAACATGTCGACCAAACGTAAGCGAGCTGGGCGCTATCCAGCGATCCCGCCGCCAGTGCAACCCCACGGGCAATGCCGGCAGCGAATCCGATATGAGGAGAGTAATGACAAGGAAACGCTATAGATTCGGCAATGCCGAGGCACAGCATGGAAGGAGCTGGCCACATTCCTGGTAGCGAACCAATTACAGACCAGAGCAAGACAATGCGGCGTCGCTCGCCGCGTTGAATGGACCACTCCGCCAATCTCGGCGGGCCGCGTTATGCCAAGGCTTTCGCGGCGGTCATAAACACTAACGAAGGCAACCACGATGGACGCGCTCGCATATGACCTGAAAAACATCGCCCTGAGCGATGGCGTAGGGTCGTTTCTCACGCGCCACCAACGGCACCGGGGCTTGCAGCAGATGGCACGCGATCTGCGCGCGCTTGGCTTCAAGCTCCCGGCCGCATCGTCGCTGAAACCGCGCCATGTCGAAGCGTTGATTGGCTATTGGCGAAGTTCTGGCCTCTCTGCTGGCACCATGAAAAACCGCATGGGCTGGCTGCGCTGGTGGGCCGGGAGAGTTCGCAAGCCGAACGTCGTCCCGCAAGATAATGACAGCGCCGGGATTGAGAAGCGCTCCGGCTTCAACGGCAACCGCGCCCACATCACCCACGTCAATAAGCTCGCCGCCCTGCCCTATCGCGTGCAGCTGGCGCTGCGCCTGCAGATGGCATTTGGCATGCGGCTGGAGGAAAGCCTTAAGTTCCGGGTCCGCCAGGCCGACAAGGGTGACCGACTAGCGATGCAATCCAGTTGGTGCAAAGGCGGGCGCGCCCGTGAGATTCCCGTAATCCATCCGCGCCAGCGTGCGCTGCTCGACGAACTTCGCGAGGCCTGCGGCGACGGCTCGCTCATTCCTGAGGGCCAACGTTACATCGGGTTTCGGAAAGAGGTCGAACATGTGACGTGGGGCGCCGGCATTCGCAACCTGCACGGCCACCGGCATTGGTACGCACAGTGGCGATACCAGACCTTGACCGGCCACCCCTGCCCCGCCGCCGGTGGCCCCACCTATGAACGCATGAACCGCGTTGAGAAGGCCACTGATTTTCGGGCACGCATGCAGATTTCAAACGAGCTGGGACATGGACGTCTTGCGGTGACGGACACCTATCTTGGCAGTCGCTTCGCAAAGGCGCAGAATCATTTGCATGAAGTCCCCTCTCTCGAAGCTGCTGCCTGAACTTCATAGATCCTATCGACATGCCCTGGAGGATTTGGCTGCGAAGCATCTACATAGTGATAAAATCAAGATGGCACTGCACGGTGCGGCGAAGAATGGCCACCAGGCATTGCGCATATCCTTGCCGAACGGAATTGACTTGAGGAGCACCGACGGCGCTGAGATTTTCATGCAATGGGCCAAGGAGAATGGACTCGTTGTCGAATGGTATAGCCGCGTGGCCACCGTTGAGGACGGACGGCAAGCCTCCGGCTTTGACGTTGAGATTTCCTGGAAAAGCCCTGATCCTTCGCGAGCGTCGTGAAATCGTATCGTCGTAACGTCGTGAATACGGTTCACGACAGATTGGGGCATCGTAGCGTCAGCCAGCCCGTAAATACGATTTTACGACGACTAGCCACAGTCGCTGCCTACTTCTTCGGCATACTGAGTGCAAAATCGTGTCATCGTGTCATCGTGCAATCGTAAAAACGATTGCGAGACATGATTATTGGCGTGCTGAATCAAAAGGGCGGCGTGGGCAAAACCACAATCGCCGTCAACCTGGCTGCGGTGTACGCCAAGGCTGGCCAGCGCGTGCTGCTGGTGGATGCCGACCCCCAGGGCAGTTCGCTCTCCTGGTCGTCAGCGCGGGAGGGCAAGCCGCTGTTTACAGTCGTCGGCATGCCCAAGCCGACGCTTCATAAGGATATGCCAAGCATCGCCAGTGATTATGACGTGGTGATCATCGACGGATCGCCGCGGGTGAGCGAGCTGGGCCGTGCCGCGATCATGGCAAGCGACATGGTGGTGATCCCGGTGCAGCCGTCGCCTTATGATGTGTGGGCCTCGGCAGATACCGTGAAGCTGATCAAGGAAGCCCAGCAATTCAAAGCGAATTTGCAGGCCGTATTTGTGATTAATCGCAAAATCGTAAATACGGCAATTGGCCGCGACGTCACCAAGGCGCTCGCGAATTTCGATCTGCCTGTTTGCGATCGTGCGCTGAGCCAGCGCGTGATCTATGCCGAAAGCGCGGCGCGCGGTCTCGCCGTGATCGAGGCCGAACCCAACAGTGCAGCGACAAGGGAGATCACTGGCCTAGCACGCAGCCTGTCGAATATGACCACGGAGAAAGCAGCAGCATGAGCAAAACCGTACCCTTCAGAATGCCCGCAGCGAAATCGCAAGCGGCCGACGCTTGGGTTGGTGAGGGCGTCGAGCCGCATTTGAAACTGACTGAGATTGAACAGGCAGTGGCTGCACCCGCGCCGATAGCCATGAAGCGGTTCACAATCGACGTGCCGGTCGAGTTGCACGCGCGCGCCAAGATGATCTGCGCCCAACGGGGTAAGTTCATGGCCGATGAAATCCGGCGCTTGTTGGAAGCCGAGTTTCCGGCCACGTCGTAGAATCGTAAATACGATAACTTGCAATTGCGATGACAGAGCGTGGCCAACTGATTGCTGAACGCCTCAAGGCTCAGCTTGGTGCCGACGCTTTTTCAGCTTGGTTCCAAACCGCTAACATCGAACTCACCGATGCTAGGGTAACCGTGACGGTCAGCACCCAGCTCGCCGCCAACATCATCACCAGAAACTATGCGGATGATGTGAAGGCGGCCGCGTCGCATATCGCTGGCGCACCGGTATCGGTCGCTGTTGTCGCACATGGGCAGAAAGCTCCCATCGATGTCGCGCCGATTGAGAAAATCCTGCGCGCGGTCGCGCCCGATGACGCGCAGCGCGATTTTTTCATTCCGGAATTATCGGAATTGGCGCTCAAGGACGATGTGCACCTTATGGAGATGACGCCGTTCACACTCGACCGGCGTAAGGAAGTGAGGACTGAGCTGGTCTATACCACGCGGCAGGGCGTGACCATTCGCGTCAAGGCGATCGGCGATCACTCCCTGCCGACAATCGATGACTACGACCTGGTGCTGATGATGCAGACCTGGCTGGCCGATTTGGCCAACCAATACCGCAGCCAGCTTGAACGTTACGAGGCGGAGAAGAAGGCCGGGCGTTCTCCAGCAACGCCAACCGCGCCGCCGCGCATGTTCGACATCAGTATCAGCGAGGTGGTGAAGTTCAAACGACGCAAGTGGGGCGGCGCGATCAGCGAGGATATCTTGGGAAGCCTCGACCGGCTTTGGAATGCAGAGGTGGTGGTCGACCCGATGAAGGGAACGAAGTATCGCGGTGGCAAATTCCGGCTGGTAGGCAGTGCCTACGAGAAATTGGCGGAAACCAACACCGGCGCAGCCACGCGAATCCGCGTTGCGGTGCCAGACTGGATTTACGCGGGCATTGTCGAGCGCGCCGTGCCCATGCTGAAAACCTTCAACCGCGATTACATGATCCTCTCGCAGCCGCTGCATCGTGCGCTGTATCGCTTTTTGTCGTTGAAGGTGCCGAAGGACGGCACACCCTACAGCCTGTCGCTGGTCGAATTGGCAGAGCGGTTTCAAGCCAAGCAGCAGCAAAAGTATTTCAATCGCGACTTAAAGAAAGCCGTGGCGGGCTGCCCAGATGGCCGGCTGCTAGAGTTTCGGCTTGAGTTGATAGGCAAAGGCGACGACCGAGCACTGCGCGCGTGGCGCCCCTTGCAAGTCGAGTGATTCATTCACGGTCCAAGCGTCCCTGCCTATCGTATACACTGCGCCAGACATCACCGCGCACGCGGCTAACTGGATGAAATCAAAACGGCGACCACTGCGCCAGACATCACCCTGAACTGCGCCAGACATCACCCAACGCTGCGCCAGACATCACCCTGTACTGCGCCAGACATCACCCAGCGCTGCGCCAGACATCACCAGAAAGTCGGCTAACCAATTGAAGTACAAAAATTCATGCAGTTCTATCCTTATATCCTTAGATATCCTTTATCCGCGCCTTGCGCTGCGCGTGGTGCAAACCGGCCCTAAGGGAAGGGGCCGGTTGCCCCCGCGCTGAGACCCCCAGCCAACGGTGTGCAAGTGGATCGATCGAAGGAACGGAGGTTCACCACAGCCTGAGCCAGTGCTGAGACTCTGAATGCTCGCGTTTTTAGCCTGCGGGTCGGCTACGGACATCTGCTTTTTAATGGGTGATCTTGAAAGTAGAGGCCTCTTGCGATAGAGTTCGATTGCTTGGGCATCCAGAAGCGCATTAAAATCATTCTCGGCCACTCGGTGTAAATCACCTCATCCCAGGCCAGTAAAAGCTTCTAAAAGCCGACCCAGCCCGCCAGAGCAGCATTTTCCCAAGCCATAGCCGCTGAACATTCCGCGGCGTGTTTCCGAGCGGATGCGCCCGTGAAAGCAGGGTGCATGCCATGGCGCTGACAAGGGCCATGGTCGGGAACGCGTGCGACTGTGCTTTGATGGGAGTGATCAGCTTGGCTGGTCGCGGACGGGATAAGCTTTGCCGCATCGAGCTTCGGCCCTCACCAATCCAGTGTGGGGACGACGAAGCGATGACGCGTGTCGCGGCGGTGGCAGCCGAAAGCAGCCCCAGCGAGGCGATGCTAAGGCTGGTTCGCGTCCTTGCGCGCGCAGCGGCTATCGCGGATTATAATCAACACCACCGCCTATCAGACGCGATGAGCGACAATGAAAGCTGCGATCTACGCAAGGTTTAGCTCAGACAAACAAACCGACCGGTCCATTGAGGATCAGGTCGCACTCTGCCGCGCCATTTGCGAACGGGAAGGATTGATCGTCGTCGCCGTCTACGATGACCGCGCCATTTCCGGCGCAAGTACGTTGAACCGGCTGGGCTGGCAGCGCCTCATGCGTGACGCCAAAGCCGGCAAGTTTGACGTTCTTGTTGCTGAAGCACTGGATCGCATTTCCCGCGATCAGGAAGACTTGGCTGGCATTCATAAGCGGCTCCGCT
Protein-coding sequences here:
- a CDS encoding phage integrase N-terminal domain-containing protein encodes the protein MDALAYDLKNIALSDGVGSFLTRHQRHRGLQQMARDLRALGFKLPAASSLKPRHVEALIGYWRSSGLSAGTMKNRMGWLRWWAGRVRKPNVVPQDNDSAGIEKRSGFNGNRAHITHVNKLAALPYRVQLALRLQMAFGMRLEESLKFRVRQADKGDRLAMQSSWCKGGRAREIPVIHPRQRALLDELREACGDGSLIPEGQRYIGFRKEVEHVTWGAGIRNLHGHRHWYAQWRYQTLTGHPCPAAGGPTYERMNRVEKATDFRARMQISNELGHGRLAVTDTYLGSRFAKAQNHLHEVPSLEAAA
- the parA gene encoding ParA family partition ATPase, with protein sequence MIIGVLNQKGGVGKTTIAVNLAAVYAKAGQRVLLVDADPQGSSLSWSSAREGKPLFTVVGMPKPTLHKDMPSIASDYDVVIIDGSPRVSELGRAAIMASDMVVIPVQPSPYDVWASADTVKLIKEAQQFKANLQAVFVINRKIVNTAIGRDVTKALANFDLPVCDRALSQRVIYAESAARGLAVIEAEPNSAATREITGLARSLSNMTTEKAAA
- a CDS encoding replication initiator protein A codes for the protein MALKDDVHLMEMTPFTLDRRKEVRTELVYTTRQGVTIRVKAIGDHSLPTIDDYDLVLMMQTWLADLANQYRSQLERYEAEKKAGRSPATPTAPPRMFDISISEVVKFKRRKWGGAISEDILGSLDRLWNAEVVVDPMKGTKYRGGKFRLVGSAYEKLAETNTGAATRIRVAVPDWIYAGIVERAVPMLKTFNRDYMILSQPLHRALYRFLSLKVPKDGTPYSLSLVELAERFQAKQQQKYFNRDLKKAVAGCPDGRLLEFRLELIGKGDDRALRAWRPLQVE